One window from the genome of Engraulis encrasicolus isolate BLACKSEA-1 chromosome 16, IST_EnEncr_1.0, whole genome shotgun sequence encodes:
- the slitrk3b gene encoding SLIT and NTRK-like protein 3 gives MLWVTLLSTIALGWTTPIPLLDDSEEIDEPCFEPCDCEVKEGLFHVHCDGKGFTNVSQVSQSWLRPFKLYLQKNSLRRLYFNSFLHLNNAVAINLGNNALQDIHVGAFHGLRALKRLYLHENKLEVFRNDTFLGLECLEYLQADYNVIKRIDSGAFRNLHKLRVLILNDNLIPALPSLLFRAVSLTHLDLRGNRLKALAYRGTLEYIGRTLMEIQLEENPWNCVCDIVQLQAWLERIPYTAVVGEITCEHPFHLHGKDLREIKRTELCPTLSEAEVEARFGIPHLPFYTEGRARPTKPSSMFSVNQNTASTEQKEKSVKPTKRPRPSRTPPTPRSVFPNQPPIAGYQTRPPIPIICPIGCTCNLHINDLGLTVNCKESGFRNISDLVPRPLNAKKLYLSGNLIQKIYKSDFWNFSSLDLLHLGSNQIGYIQEGAFVNLPNLKSLYLNGNNIEALTLDMFHGLQSLRYLYFEYNEIREIRPAAFSLMPTLQLVFLNNNLLRTLPKGTFAGTSLARLNLRNNYFHSLPVSGVLEHLQAVVQIDLNQNPWDCTCDIVPLKQWLDTLSSVVVVGEVVCKTPEPLLGRDLRSLPVEFICPELRLSSPSPVSFGSSVSSGYPALGSQPAKPVIPLSVLILSMLVLFVSAFFAAAALCAYALKRREKLPFRKQGEVGLTGIQMECGIFPEQPSTMPETPPSNHVYDSIAAPTVHMCSNPIYKPRPEDTEQQQRQQHQEKELLPHSKESRSNYRTLAEKEKEWTMAVSSSPINTIVGIGTPCHDITDFHENGILCPTVIDSQGPTPKVGFVDSLFGNKSQFSDMLDRHTAHPPPEYPHTNQDARQKQTITIETRTGCPNQTQSDYPELRARLKTKVDYIDVLERSYQF, from the coding sequence ATGCTGTGGGTTACTCTGCTGAGCACAATTGCTCTCGGATGGACCACTCCGATCCCTCTGCTAGACGACTCGGAGGAGATAGACGAGCCTTGCTTCGAGCCCTGTGACTGCGAGGTGAAAGAGGGCCTGTTCCACGTCCACTGTGACGGCAAAGGATTTACAAATGTCAGCCAGGTGTCACAGTCCTGGCTGAGGCCTTTTAAGCTCTACTTGCAGAAGAACTCCTTACGCAGGCTTTACTTCAACAGCTTCCTGCACTTGAACAATGCGGTGGCCATTAATCTGGGCAACAATGCTCTGCAGGACATCCACGTTGGTGCTTTCCACGGCCTCCGGGCCCTCAAGAGATTGTACCTCCATGAAAATAAGCTGGAGGTGTTCCGCAACGACACGTTCCTCGGACTCGAGTGCCTGGAGTACCTCCAGGCCGACTACAACGTCATCAAGAGGATAGACAGCGGGGCGTTCAGAAACCTCCACAAGCTGCGGGTGCTGATCCTGAATGACAATTTGATACCTGCACTGCCCAGCCTCCTCTTCAGAGCGGTGTCTCTCACGCACCTCGACTTGCGTGGGAACCGGCTCAAGGCTCTTGCCTACAGGGGCACGCTGGAGTACATAGGGCGCACGCTGATGGAGATCCAGCTGGAGGAGAACCCGTGGAACTGCGTCTGTGACATCGTGCAGCTGCAGGCGTGGCTGGAGCGCATCCCTTACACGGCGGTGGTGGGCGAGATCACCTGCGAGCATCCTTTTCATCTGCACGGGAAGGACTTGAGGGAAATAAAGCGCACCGAGCTCTGTCCGACCTTAAGCGAGGCGGAGGTAGAGGCCCGTTTTGGGATCCCCCATTTACCGTTCTACACGGAGGGGAGAGCCAGGCCCACGAAGCCTTCCTCCATGTTCTCTGTCAACCAAAACACGGCCTCGACGGAGCAGAAGGAGAAGTCCGTGAAGCCTACGAAAAGGCCAAGGCCTTCCAGGACTCCCCCAACCCCTCGCAGTGTGTTCCCCAATCAGCCCCCAATTGCTGGCTATCAAACGAGACCCCCCATCCCAATCATTTGTCCAATTGGCTGTACATGCAATTTGCACATCAATGACCTTGGTCTGACTGTCAACTGTAAAGAGAGTGGTTTCCGCAACATTTCTGATCTTGTGCCACGGCCACTTAATGCCAAGAAGCTTTACCTCAGTGGGAATCTAATACAGAAAATATATAAGTCAGACTTTTGGAATTTCTCCAGTCTGGACTTGCTGCACCTGGGTAGCAATCAGATAGGTTATATACAAGAAGGGGCCTTTGTAAATTTGCCAAATCTAAAGAGTTTATATTTGAATGGAAATAACATTGAGGCTCTAACACTCGACATGTTCCACGGACTGCAGAGTCTGCGTTACCTGTACTTTGAGTACAACGAGATCAGAGAGATCCGTCCCGCCGCCTTTAGTCTAATGCCCACACTGcagttagtgtttctcaacaacaACCTCCTTCGAACACTTCCCAAAGGGACTTTTGCAGGCACCTCCCTTGCCCGACTTAACTTGCGAAACAACTACTTCCACAGCTTGCCTGTCAGTGGCGTGCTGGAGCACCTGCAGGCCGTGGTCCAGATTGACCTGAACCAGAACCCTTGGGACTGCACCTGCGATATAGTGCCCCTCAAGCAGTGGCTGGATACACTCagctctgtggtggtggtgggagaggtgGTCTGTAAAACCCCAGAGCCTCTCCTGGGCAGGGACCTGCGTTCCCTACCCGTGGAGTTCATCTGTCCCGAACTCAGGCTCTCCTCCCCTTCGCCTGTCTCCTTTGGCAGCAGCGTCTCATCCGGCTACCCTGCACTGGGCTCGCAGCCCGCCAAGCCGGTCATCCCTCTGTCGGTGCTTATCCTGAGCATGCTGGTGCTTTTTGTGTCGGCCTTCTTTGCGGCGGCGGCCCTCTGCGCCTACGCTCTGAAACGTCGCGAAAAGCTGCCCTTCAGGAAACAGGGGGAGGTCGGGCTGACCGGCATTCAGATGGAGTGTGGGATATTCCCCGAGCAGCCTTCTACCATGCCTGAGACACCGCCCTCCAATCACGTTTACGACAGCATCGCTGCCCCCACAGTGCACATGTGCAGCAACCCCATTTACAAGCCCAGGCCAGAGGACACtgaacagcagcagcggcagcagcaccaGGAGAAGGAGCTGCTGCCGCACAGCAAAGAGAGCAGGTCGAATTACAGAACGCTggcagaaaaggaaaaagagtgGACCATGGCTGTGTCCAGCTCCCCCATAAACACTATAGTGGGCATCGGCACCCCGTGCCACGACATCACAGACTTTCATGAAAACGGCATCCTCTGTCCTACAGTGATCGACAGCCAGGGCCCCACGCCTAAAGTGGGCTTTGTGGATAGCCTTTTTGGCAACAAATCCCAGTTCAGTGACATGCTGGACAGACACACGGCGCACCCACCCCCCGAGTACCCTCACACCAACCAGGACGCCAGGCAAAAGCAAACAATAACGATTGAGACAAGGACAGGATGTCCCAATCAAACCCAAAGTGATTACCCTGAATTGAGGGCCAGGTTGAAAACCAAGGTGGATTATATTGACGTGTTGGAGAGGTCGTATCAGTTTTAA